A genomic stretch from Erwinia sp. E_sp_B01_1 includes:
- a CDS encoding VOC family protein, translating to MTELKAPYWNRMVPELTVMDFCVSLHFYVDVLGFNIMIRRHEPDFAYVSLGEAQLMLEKYNPEGWNTAELVRPLGRGINFQIEVDDIESVLACVRDNGFKLYRELRDNHYNIGETTACQRKFLVQDPDGYLLRFSQYIE from the coding sequence ATGACTGAGCTGAAAGCACCCTACTGGAATCGCATGGTGCCTGAACTGACAGTAATGGATTTTTGTGTCTCCCTGCACTTCTATGTTGACGTGCTTGGTTTCAACATCATGATAAGGCGTCATGAGCCCGATTTTGCCTACGTCAGTCTCGGAGAGGCACAACTGATGCTGGAGAAATATAATCCGGAAGGATGGAATACGGCTGAACTCGTCAGACCGCTGGGTCGCGGCATTAATTTTCAGATAGAAGTAGATGATATCGAGTCGGTGCTTGCTTGTGTCCGCGATAATGGCTTCAAGTTGTACAGGGAGCTACGCGACAATCACTATAACATCGGAGAAACGACGGCCTGCCAAAGAAAGTTCCTCGTACAGGATCCAGATGGCTACCTCTTACGCTTCAGCCAGTACATTGAATGA
- a CDS encoding Mov34/MPN/PAD-1 family protein has protein sequence MQFLDSWATYDKRTLLCFSTATLEAFYKHVQYRDTDCEAGGLLLGSIHGNHMLIEQATFPTKWDKRFRNLFERMPFGHDVIALSRWTASKGTIRYLGEWHTHPEDHPHPSSLDRSEWNNLSENRMDKRPMLAVIVGRESLYVELVPNSGRGVVLSPMA, from the coding sequence ATGCAATTTTTAGACTCATGGGCGACCTATGATAAAAGAACGTTACTGTGTTTTTCGACAGCTACGCTAGAAGCATTCTACAAGCATGTTCAGTACAGAGACACGGATTGCGAAGCTGGCGGACTTCTATTAGGTTCCATTCATGGAAACCATATGCTCATAGAGCAAGCTACTTTCCCCACTAAATGGGACAAACGTTTCCGTAACCTTTTCGAGCGAATGCCATTTGGTCACGATGTCATTGCTCTATCTCGATGGACGGCGAGTAAAGGAACAATCCGTTATCTGGGTGAATGGCATACCCATCCGGAAGATCATCCTCATCCTTCAAGCCTCGATAGGTCAGAGTGGAACAACTTATCTGAGAATCGCATGGATAAGCGACCTATGCTTGCTGTTATCGTCGGGCGAGAATCTCTTTATGTCGAACTGGTACCAAATTCAGGCAGAGGAGTTGTGTTATCCCCAATGGCCTAG
- a CDS encoding ThiF family adenylyltransferase, with translation MKSTDVIASVIDAFEERDFAFVGKTDDGWFRLRGQLTPSAYKGYLCELQLDPSFLDFPRIRLLEIPPELPATVPHLGADGGLCYIAKGTVVLDIFDPIGQSLACLERAAIVLGQILNGQLVEDLAEEFFAYWQGLFCFVDMQSKDFGQHSCLVAQANESSFYFVTDNKVRTTGKLKSLGYQVTNKTVLTYRVKTKAQPRPLTSRWPPETVGDILEWQSILDTQCRRKIHERIKDGERTKANGCLIFIESPLMTYGFAVLYDRQHLVRKKKHVDRRDLSYRLKVMPISVARIDDDYLAKRNIPNSKTLAGKNIAVVGCGTIGGYLADMLVKAGAGTLGGKLTLVDYECLLPQNIGRHRLGFPDLLSNKAEAMSKELRRLAPSTKIRALPVDVRRAQLGKPDLLIDATGEESLGHWLCGHYPLPTPMLSVWVEGPGTAVRSLLRTTTSGACYRCLWHSSKRGELRSTIEPLPFILSGHGCEGLYVPFPASVSVHAASLGAEMVLDWINGICSPALRTRLIDQTVQQATSDCDPFNDPECPLCNF, from the coding sequence ATGAAAAGCACGGATGTTATTGCGAGTGTAATCGATGCCTTTGAAGAGCGAGATTTTGCGTTTGTCGGGAAGACGGACGACGGCTGGTTCAGGCTACGCGGACAGTTGACACCGTCAGCATACAAGGGTTATCTGTGCGAACTTCAGCTCGATCCATCTTTCCTCGACTTTCCTCGCATCCGGCTGTTAGAAATCCCGCCAGAACTTCCCGCCACGGTTCCTCACCTTGGTGCTGATGGCGGGCTTTGCTATATAGCCAAAGGCACTGTCGTGTTAGACATTTTCGACCCTATAGGACAGTCGCTGGCATGCCTGGAGCGTGCTGCGATTGTGCTAGGGCAGATATTGAATGGCCAGTTGGTTGAAGATCTTGCGGAAGAATTCTTCGCCTACTGGCAGGGTTTATTTTGTTTTGTTGACATGCAGAGTAAAGATTTTGGGCAACATAGCTGCCTAGTCGCACAAGCAAATGAGAGTTCGTTTTACTTCGTTACCGATAACAAGGTTAGAACAACCGGGAAACTAAAGTCACTGGGTTACCAGGTCACCAATAAAACGGTGTTAACCTATCGTGTAAAGACAAAAGCTCAACCACGTCCACTGACAAGCCGTTGGCCACCTGAAACAGTAGGAGATATACTGGAATGGCAGAGCATTCTTGACACTCAGTGTCGGCGAAAAATTCACGAGCGTATTAAGGACGGAGAAAGGACAAAAGCAAATGGCTGCTTGATCTTCATTGAATCTCCACTGATGACGTATGGTTTTGCTGTTCTCTATGACCGTCAACATTTGGTCAGAAAGAAGAAGCACGTAGATCGTAGAGATTTGAGTTATCGGTTGAAAGTTATGCCCATATCCGTAGCCAGAATCGATGACGACTACCTTGCCAAGAGGAACATTCCAAACTCCAAGACTCTGGCAGGTAAGAATATAGCTGTCGTTGGATGCGGGACGATCGGTGGCTATCTGGCCGACATGCTTGTCAAGGCAGGTGCGGGAACATTAGGAGGGAAGCTCACCCTGGTAGATTACGAATGCCTTCTCCCACAAAACATTGGCCGTCATCGACTGGGATTTCCTGACCTTCTGTCTAATAAAGCTGAGGCGATGTCGAAGGAACTTAGACGCCTGGCGCCAAGCACAAAGATTCGTGCGCTGCCCGTAGATGTCAGGCGAGCCCAACTGGGAAAGCCAGACCTTCTCATAGATGCAACTGGAGAAGAATCCTTAGGACATTGGCTTTGTGGCCACTATCCGCTTCCAACACCCATGCTTTCAGTCTGGGTTGAAGGTCCGGGAACTGCTGTACGATCTCTCCTGAGAACAACTACATCAGGTGCCTGCTACCGGTGTCTTTGGCATAGCAGTAAGAGAGGCGAGCTGCGCTCCACGATTGAGCCTCTTCCTTTCATATTGTCTGGTCATGGATGTGAGGGTCTATATGTACCGTTCCCTGCTTCGGTCTCCGTGCATGCAGCAAGTTTGGGAGCCGAAATGGTGCTTGATTGGATTAATGGCATTTGTTCTCCTGCATTACGCACCAGATTAATCGATCAGACAGTGCAGCAGGCCACGTCCGATTGCGACCCATTTAATGATCCGGAATGCCCTCTATGCAATTTTTAG
- a CDS encoding mCpol domain-containing protein: MIYVTIDGDDVGQKISASYLFNNVEELIEINNLVNCATLKISDILAENGFDVIFRAADGVAARIESDSVELSEIFDKIQMISCGNITFSMGSGRSLKDSYIALITAKSNGKNQHYSSLTGIKNV; this comes from the coding sequence ATGATTTATGTAACAATAGACGGAGATGATGTGGGGCAAAAAATATCCGCATCATATCTTTTTAATAATGTTGAAGAGTTAATTGAAATAAATAATTTAGTTAATTGTGCAACTTTAAAGATATCTGATATTTTAGCGGAGAATGGTTTTGACGTGATTTTCCGTGCTGCAGATGGAGTGGCTGCAAGAATAGAAAGTGATTCGGTTGAACTAAGCGAAATATTCGATAAAATTCAAATGATTTCATGTGGAAACATTACGTTCTCAATGGGCTCAGGTAGAAGTTTGAAAGATTCTTATATAGCTTTAATTACCGCAAAGAGTAATGGGAAGAATCAACATTATAGCTCATTGACTGGAATTAAAAATGTTTAG
- a CDS encoding CBASS cGAMP synthase, which yields MHDELDLLPEHRDSIASARKDVRNCLRTGIPRVLNELGYTKEDIPQPRFFTQGSWAYKTLNSPAQRPQQADVDDGCYLPLSFVTQTKRPSTAASVFFNAAEEALKPLIDKNRWTLITDKPTCIRIVIGTYAHIDIPLYAIPDEEFATLRAAMESYGYDSLSKAMNIAERDVWTALPADKVLLAHRECNWMASDPRPVKEWFLGEVEAKGEQLRRVVRYLKAFRDWRWPSGGPTSILLMAAAAPLFEKRDRRDDLALLDVVATLPGRLRAGVNNPVEGSESLTARMGKAGVEEAAEAFEEFEKVLRGATDAGNPSQACIWMQASFGPRFPNEPNRVKFVSVAATIAAAPATTGPSELIGRTKAG from the coding sequence ATGCATGACGAACTGGATTTGTTGCCAGAGCACCGAGATTCGATTGCCAGTGCTCGCAAGGATGTCAGGAACTGTCTGCGGACTGGCATTCCGCGTGTGCTAAACGAGCTAGGATATACAAAAGAAGACATACCTCAACCACGATTCTTCACTCAAGGCTCGTGGGCGTACAAGACGTTGAACTCTCCGGCACAGCGGCCCCAACAGGCAGATGTCGATGATGGTTGCTATTTACCATTGAGTTTTGTTACGCAGACAAAACGGCCCAGTACCGCAGCGTCAGTGTTCTTTAATGCCGCAGAAGAAGCCTTGAAACCTCTGATTGATAAAAATCGATGGACGCTCATCACAGACAAACCGACTTGCATCCGTATTGTCATTGGAACCTATGCCCACATTGACATCCCGTTGTATGCTATCCCTGATGAGGAATTTGCTACTCTCAGAGCTGCAATGGAAAGCTATGGCTATGATTCACTGTCGAAAGCGATGAACATTGCTGAACGGGACGTTTGGACTGCATTACCCGCGGATAAAGTGCTACTGGCTCACCGTGAGTGTAACTGGATGGCCTCAGACCCCAGGCCTGTTAAAGAGTGGTTCTTGGGCGAAGTAGAGGCAAAGGGTGAACAGTTACGCCGGGTAGTTCGTTACTTGAAGGCGTTCCGCGATTGGCGGTGGCCTAGCGGTGGTCCTACATCAATCTTGTTAATGGCTGCTGCTGCCCCACTATTTGAGAAACGTGATCGACGAGATGATCTCGCCTTGTTAGATGTTGTTGCGACACTGCCGGGTCGCTTACGTGCAGGAGTTAACAATCCAGTGGAAGGGAGTGAATCGCTCACTGCACGTATGGGCAAGGCCGGTGTTGAAGAAGCTGCTGAGGCGTTCGAAGAATTTGAAAAGGTTCTTCGCGGAGCGACTGACGCTGGTAATCCTTCACAGGCATGCATTTGGATGCAGGCCTCATTCGGCCCACGATTTCCGAATGAGCCGAACCGGGTAAAATTCGTATCCGTCGCAGCTACCATTGCTGCGGCACCCGCAACAACTGGTCCGAGTGAACTTATCGGGCGGACAAAAGCTGGATGA
- a CDS encoding CBASS cGAMP-activated phospholipase, whose product MTEIPTYHVLALSGGGYRGLYTATVLTELEIVLGRPIASHFDLICGTSAGGMLALGLAAEIPAQELKAMFEDEGNRIFGCRSLSRRILGFWLNAKHDSKGLQGVLTERFQDMTIGNLKHRVLVPAVNYSTGRGQFFKTPHHPSFELDHHMRIVDVALATAAAPVYFPLARNNRGVFADGGLVGNAPGLFGLHEVNTFLAPDQSALIRVLSIGTMTIGATIRGNSNLDRGFGKWRGGLFDLVISAQESSVDYMLRQSLGDKYFQIDDKATPDQSKDVKALDKVSIGATNTLKDRGNHAAQRALGDPLFKPFRTHQAGIPIFYHGPNKNASEATC is encoded by the coding sequence ATGACAGAAATCCCCACTTATCATGTGCTAGCCCTTTCGGGTGGTGGCTATCGAGGTCTTTATACGGCTACGGTTCTTACGGAACTCGAAATCGTGCTAGGCCGCCCCATAGCTTCGCACTTCGATCTTATCTGCGGTACATCTGCAGGAGGTATGCTCGCTTTGGGCCTGGCTGCAGAAATACCAGCTCAAGAACTCAAAGCAATGTTTGAAGACGAAGGCAATCGTATCTTTGGTTGCCGCAGTCTTTCAAGACGCATTCTGGGGTTCTGGCTGAACGCGAAACATGACTCGAAGGGATTGCAAGGAGTGCTTACCGAACGTTTCCAAGACATGACAATCGGAAACCTGAAACATCGAGTTCTGGTACCAGCAGTCAACTATTCAACGGGGCGGGGGCAATTTTTCAAGACCCCTCACCACCCTTCCTTCGAGTTAGATCATCACATGAGGATTGTTGATGTGGCATTGGCAACTGCAGCTGCGCCCGTCTATTTTCCGTTAGCCCGCAATAACCGTGGTGTCTTCGCAGATGGGGGGCTCGTAGGCAATGCTCCAGGTCTGTTTGGGCTACATGAAGTCAATACGTTTCTAGCACCAGACCAAAGTGCTCTGATTCGAGTTCTCTCGATTGGCACGATGACAATTGGTGCAACTATTCGTGGCAATTCCAACCTTGATCGCGGATTCGGTAAGTGGCGTGGGGGGCTATTTGACTTGGTCATTTCTGCTCAGGAGTCATCCGTGGACTATATGCTGCGACAGTCGTTGGGAGACAAATATTTTCAGATCGACGATAAAGCAACACCCGATCAGAGCAAAGATGTTAAAGCGCTGGATAAGGTTTCAATCGGTGCCACCAATACGCTTAAGGATCGAGGTAACCACGCGGCACAGCGTGCTCTCGGCGATCCACTATTTAAACCATTTCGAACGCATCAGGCTGGCATACCCATCTTTTATCACGGCCCTAACAAGAACGCATCGGAGGCTACATGCTGA